Within Actinobaculum sp. 313, the genomic segment CAGTCCCTGACCCGCTCGCACCGGTACTCGCCGTAGCCCCAGAACCACCGGAGCCAGAACCACTGCTCGCACTCGCACTCGGCTTAGCATTCGCCCTGGCTGCAACGGTGAGTTTCGCCGAAGCCTTCAGTGGAGATTGTGTCACCACAACGGTATGCTCGCCCGCAGCGACTCCAGTCGGCACCTCAAAACTCACCGACGCGGCACCTGCGCCATCAGTGGTGACCTTCGCCACCTCTACCGGATCCGAATGCAAGCTCACCGCCACCGCACGGTTAGGAACGAACCCGCTCAGGGTGGCTGTAACCTCGTCACCAACCTTCGCATTGTCGGCAGACAGTGTCACTGTCGGATTTGGCGTCGACGTCACCAGGGCCCAGTTGTCGACGAAGAAGTTCGCCGGATCGATCACGCCGTCGGCCGAGGCGCGATCAATAATGAGCTGACGGATCTCCTGCGTCTCGTCATACACGATCGGTGCGTTTACCACGTGCGGATAATTGCCACCACCGCCCTGTCGGTAGTTGTTTATCGCAAGAATAAAGACGTCGTCGTCGACCACCGGCACGCCATTACGTGACAATCCAACAATGCGTTCACCCACCGGCTTGGAGACGTCAATGAGGTAATCGACTCCAGTCAGCGCGTCATAGTTATAATCCATGATCCCACGCGTTGCTCCGGGGTATAGGGCGTTAACACCAGTCTCCGGATCGAAGGTTGCCCCTTCCTCAACCTGCACAAAGTAGCGGGCCGAGTACTCCAGGTACTCCTTGATCTGCGCTCCGGTCAGCTTTACACCCAGCAGCGTGTTCTCGTAGATGTACAGCCCGGCAATATCCTTGATAGTCACATTGCCCTGTGGGAAGACCGCAGTACGCGAGAAGGGGGAAACCTGAGACAGTACCGGAATACCTTCATGCTCGGTTCCCTTCAGCGCGTTTGCCACGGTCTCGGTTTGCACCATGCCGATATAGTCGAGAATCGGGGTGTCCTCATAGTAGGACGTTGCCGCCGAGAGTTCCTCGGTGGAGGTGGAAACGGTCGTATTCACGTACTCAATCGTCGCCGCATGATCCGCGGTGAGAACCGCATTGCCGGTGATATCAGGAGAGTCAGCCACATCTTTGGTTTCCAGTGGCACCGCTAGCGCGCCGATCTCCGCATCCGTTTCCGGCCAGGCAACACGGAAACCGTCGCCATCTGCCTCCAGAGGCACCGTCACCTCGGACACGGAACGAGCCCAGACGTACGGTTGCGTGAATAGTACCGGATCGCCATCGGGAGCATGGTAGACCACCGAGGCCTTATTGACCACATGCGAGTGACCGCCAACTACTACGTCGACATCGTTGACTTTCGTGGACAACGACTCTGCAACATTTTCCTGCAGCAGACTGGCGTCCCACGGAACACCCGGTGCATCCAGGCCGGAGTGAATCAGTACGACGACGACGTCGGCCCCCTCTGCCTTTATCTGCGGCACGTACTGCTGGGCGGTGAGCACGCAATCGCGGAACTCCAAGACGCCCTGCACATGGTGCTTGTCCCACACGCGGACGCCGGGCGTGACAACGCCGAGCACGCCCACCTTAACCGTCTTGCCGTTCACCTCCTTATCGACCATTACGTACGGCTTGAACACCGGATCGTTTGTGCCCGCTTTCACCACATTCGCACCCAGCAAGGGGAAGTTCAACTGACGCTCGTAGTTGTACAGGTAGTCCATCCCGTAGTTGAACTCGTGGTTACCAACCACCTGCACGTCATAGCCGATTGTGTTGAAGGCCTCCGCCATGGGATTCGTGGAGTACGGCAACTTATCCGGTTGCATGGCCGCCAGATAGGTGAGCGGAGTACCTTGGACCGCGTCACCGTTGTCAACGACCAGTACGGACTGTGCCCCCTTCTCATTGCGGACATTGTCCACGATGGTGTCAACGCGCGCCATACCAAGCTCGGGCGTACTACCCTGCGGATAGGGTGCGTCTCGGAAGTAGTCCCAATTGAAGACGTGCCCATGGATATCCGTCGTGGCCAGAATGGTCAGATTACTGTCGCCCTCATCCGCTGCCGCGATCGGTTGCGGCGAGACGATAAGCGTGCCCGCCGCGAGTGCGGCGAGCAGGAGTCGTGAGTGTTTCATCTAATCTCCCAAGTTGTCTCCCGGCATCGTCGGTTGATGCCGGTGGGGACACTCATACTAGACGTGAGTGACTCGCGACACGCCGGTTTCAGAAACCTCGTTCGAATCAGATGACGCCGCCGTTGATCGGGTGCGAATACCGTGCCCGCGTTTGTGGCCTGCTGTGGGCCGCTCCGTCTGTGCGGTGTGGGGTGCGCCTCCCGACAGCGAGCTTGTGCCCTCCTGCGCCGATTCGCACCAAAGCCTTGCGGGTGGCAGCCCTCCCGCCCGCGCGCTAGTGCCCTGCCTGCCTCACGCAGTCCGTTGGACGGTGGCACGCGCAAAGGCCGTCAGAGCCTCCCGCACGTCGTCGTGCGGAAGACCCTCGAGGAACGTGAGAGCGTCGCTTACCCACTGCAGCGCAAGTTGCCGGGTCTGGGCTACCACGTCATGCCGACGGAGCATGCCAACCACTTCCGCCAAGGCCGTATCCGAGCTCAGATCCGCGCTCTCCAGTCGCTCTAGGATACGTAGTCCGAGTGCGTCCAGAGTCCCGGCCGCCTGCTGTTCGCGCAGCAGGATAACCGGCATCGTGTCCACACCCTCCCGCAGATCGGTTCCCGGTGTCTTGCCGGTCTGCTGACCGTCCGAGATGATGTCGATCACGTCATCGGCCAGTTGGAAGGCGACACCAACCCGCTCCCCGTATTCGGCGACCACATCGGCCATATTCTCATTGCCCCCGCCGAGAGCACGCCGTAACGAGCCGACGCCGCTATCAGCGAGCCGGTTTTATCTGCCAATACGGCCAAATAGTGTTCGCGAGCACTCTGCCCGTCACGTCTGCCAATAGTTTCGTGCAACTGCCCCTGACACAACCGCTCGAATGTACGGGCATGTAACTCGACTGCCCGCGGCCCCAAACCCGACACCACGATTGAGGCACGGGCAAACAGAATATCCCCCGCCAGAATGGCCACGGAATTGCCGAAAAGCTCCTGGGCGGAGGGCACGCCGCGGCGCATCGGCGCCTCGTCCATAACGTCATCGTGATACAGCGATGCCAGATGGGTAAGTTCGACAACGACGGCGGAATCCAACACCGCCTGCGCCTCCGGATGCGGGCCGAGCTCAGCCGCCAGTAGGACGAGGGCCGGACGCAACCGTTTGCCACCGGCGTCCGCCAGGTGCGACGTCGCCGGATCCACCTGCAGATCGTCGAGGCGCACTTGTGCCCGCAGCATGGACTCGACTACCTGCATGCGGCGGCTCAGGTGGGCAGCAAGCCGCCCCTCCCCAAAACTGACGCTCAAATCTAGAACACCGGAACCTAAGATCTACGACAAAAGACCAAGTACCGGCCCGGGTAGTATCCCGAGCACGATCGTGAGCGCGGCGCATGCAATGATCGCCACCCCCGCGTATCCTTCCGAGGCCACCGTCACGGACGTCGCCGGATCAGGTTGCCGGAAGAACATGTTCAGGATAACCCGGAAGTAGAAAAAGGCAGTAGCGGCAGACGCCAAAACGGCGAATACCACAAGAACTGTTTGCCCACCGCTGACACCGGCGGCGAACACCACGAACTTGCCGATGAAGCCGGATGTCAAGGGGATCCCCGCGAAGGAGAGCAGGAAAACAGTCATGCACACCGCCAACACGGGATTGGTCTTACCCAGTCCCTTCCAGTGGTCAATGGCAGTCGCCTCACCGAGAATGTTTCCCGCCTCATCCCGGTCACGCACCAATGTGATAACACCGAAGGCGCCCACGGAGGCGAGGCCGTACGACAACAGGTAGAACGCTATCGGCACAATATTGGCGGCAAAACCGACTTCTGACATCTGCCCGCGAAGTGTGGCGCTTACCACAGCGGCATTCGCGCCAAAGAAGGCCGTAACACCGATGAGGAGGAACCCAGCATGAGAGATCGCGGAGTACGCGAGCATGCGTTTGATGTCTCGCTGAACAATCCCGAGGACCGTGCCCACCAGAATCGTCGCAATGACGATAATCCACAATACGGGCTTGAGCGTTTCGTACAGGGAGACGGCGCTCCACCCGATCGTATTCGAGTTATCAGCACCCCCGAGTAAACGTAGTACCGCCGCAAAAACGGCAATCTTCGTGCCGGCTGCCATGAAGCCGGTAACGGGAGTGGGCGCGCCCTGGTAGGCATCGGGAACCCACGAGTGGAAGGGGACCGCACCCACTTTAAACAGAAGCCCAATAAGCACCAAGGTTGTGCCCGCAATAAGAAGTAGCTCTTGG encodes:
- a CDS encoding 5'-nucleotidase C-terminal domain-containing protein — its product is MKHSRLLLAALAAGTLIVSPQPIAAADEGDSNLTILATTDIHGHVFNWDYFRDAPYPQGSTPELGMARVDTIVDNVRNEKGAQSVLVVDNGDAVQGTPLTYLAAMQPDKLPYSTNPMAEAFNTIGYDVQVVGNHEFNYGMDYLYNYERQLNFPLLGANVVKAGTNDPVFKPYVMVDKEVNGKTVKVGVLGVVTPGVRVWDKHHVQGVLEFRDCVLTAQQYVPQIKAEGADVVVVLIHSGLDAPGVPWDASLLQENVAESLSTKVNDVDVVVGGHSHVVNKASVVYHAPDGDPVLFTQPYVWARSVSEVTVPLEADGDGFRVAWPETDAEIGALAVPLETKDVADSPDITGNAVLTADHAATIEYVNTTVSTSTEELSAATSYYEDTPILDYIGMVQTETVANALKGTEHEGIPVLSQVSPFSRTAVFPQGNVTIKDIAGLYIYENTLLGVKLTGAQIKEYLEYSARYFVQVEEGATFDPETGVNALYPGATRGIMDYNYDALTGVDYLIDVSKPVGERIVGLSRNGVPVVDDDVFILAINNYRQGGGGNYPHVVNAPIVYDETQEIRQLIIDRASADGVIDPANFFVDNWALVTSTPNPTVTLSADNAKVGDEVTATLSGFVPNRAVAVSLHSDPVEVAKVTTDGAGAASVSFEVPTGVAAGEHTVVVTQSPLKASAKLTVAARANAKPSASASSGSGSGGSGATASTGASGSGTGKTGSEAGGKGATKVRTGTLARTGADTQGLVAVALFLMISGGMLAARRRVA
- the nuoN gene encoding NADH-quinone oxidoreductase subunit NuoN, translated to MSSNPVINWVALTPILIVLGAAVIGVLVEAFVPERYRRNTQLVVSFLAVAGAFVAVIAQWKKVGDLGYAVVLKLNEQAAVGTLFEDRLAIVFQAIVLPCALFALLIAADRTATGEGAFAASAATQPGSSEEREANRLGAEQTEVFPLMLFSIAGMLAFAMSGDFLTMFISLEVLSLPLYVLCATARRRRALSQEAALKYFLLGAFSSAFFLMGVALLYGFSGGFNLWNRAYLEASGQELLLIAGTTLVLIGLLFKVGAVPFHSWVPDAYQGAPTPVTGFMAAGTKIAVFAAVLRLLGGADNSNTIGWSAVSLYETLKPVLWIIVIATILVGTVLGIVQRDIKRMLAYSAISHAGFLLIGVTAFFGANAAVVSATLRGQMSEVGFAANIVPIAFYLLSYGLASVGAFGVITLVRDRDEAGNILGEATAIDHWKGLGKTNPVLAVCMTVFLLSFAGIPLTSGFIGKFVVFAAGVSGGQTVLVVFAVLASAATAFFYFRVILNMFFRQPDPATSVTVASEGYAGVAIIACAALTIVLGILPGPVLGLLS